DNA sequence from the Candidatus Cloacimonadota bacterium genome:
TATTGATGCTCAAGATTTTGTATCCGAATTGGGAGGTTTCGCCGCTTATGGCTGGGAAAGTGATGTGCAAAATTGCTATTGGGATACCGAAAGTTCTGGAGTGGATTATTCTTATGCCGCAGAAGGACGCACAACAGACGAGATGACTTATCCGCATAGTGCCGATACTTATGTAAATTGGGATTTTACAGATACTTGGATGGATGATCAAAACGGAAAAAACGATGGCTATCCCTTCTTCAAATGGCAAAGTGAAGTTGCAAATACCTATTTTGTTGCCGATACCTGCGAAGACTTTTTCCCTCTCACGGCACATTTTCGAAATCTAAGCAGCGACCATTTTAACGATACTATGCAATACTTTTGGGATTTTGGCGATGGAGAAACCTCCACAGATGCAAATCCAATTCATGTTTTCCAAAATCCAGGGATATATACGGTTAGCCTAAATGTGAGCAATTCTTTTGGAAACACTGAGATCTTTACTCGTACAGATTACGTCACGGTATGGGATAGAATTCCCACGATAGAATTGGTCACATCGGATACAGTAGTATTGGATAATACAGTTATAAATGAAGTATCAGATTATGAGCAGATAATTATTAGAAGCATAGGCGGGATAAACCTTAACATCAATAACGTATACTTTACCACTCAAGATTCTCAGTTTGAGC
Encoded proteins:
- a CDS encoding PKD domain-containing protein, which codes for IDAQDFVSELGGFAAYGWESDVQNCYWDTESSGVDYSYAAEGRTTDEMTYPHSADTYVNWDFTDTWMDDQNGKNDGYPFFKWQSEVANTYFVADTCEDFFPLTAHFRNLSSDHFNDTMQYFWDFGDGETSTDANPIHVFQNPGIYTVSLNVSNSFGNTEIFTRTDYVTVWDRIPTIELVTSDTVVLDNTVINEVSDYEQIIIRSIGGINLNINNVYFTTQDSQFELQESISSVILPHSEIVTIGVRFAPTVYGAITDTLQISSNDSECPILSVILHAEVIPIPPAIPENVQISMTGYNAQISWASVSADNQGNPLVPDYYLVFYNGSENVDAEYYYLGWTEDLSYLHSRVALHASHMLYRVRAYVNSSGEPRNPTQKGVLPGMTEAEVLGIMCRKPTHGYK